One region of Actinomycetes bacterium genomic DNA includes:
- a CDS encoding sulfotransferase domain-containing protein, which yields MTKIILHIGTEKTGSTSIQSNLKANRKLLLEREIWYSKRLGNLLWQLVRWPQRYSQARPHIEKILETAAVYDTILCSAERLHSRLKSRELIEDLKILLEKFGLEPTLVIVYLRNPADIANSMASTAAQHNKSLQQEPLSPYLDLICDHRSTMKNWAGVFGGSVVTPRVFESSSFIAGSLTTDFLAAAGIPDYEDFVQLPRANAQISHTGITVMNHVNDVLARDHTYLNKEDLSRLRQFVYRNLVEPFFNSPRYSQPDYVWRYYDRAFADSNEWVRQEYFPGRPTLFNPKTPPPATQPEISDEGAAVVAASLVSAAVALQENSGNQ from the coding sequence GTGACGAAAATTATCCTTCATATCGGCACGGAAAAGACTGGATCCACCTCAATTCAGTCGAACCTGAAAGCCAACCGGAAGTTGCTGTTGGAGCGTGAAATTTGGTATAGCAAACGTCTGGGAAATCTGTTGTGGCAGTTGGTTCGCTGGCCGCAGCGGTACTCGCAGGCACGGCCACACATTGAAAAAATATTGGAGACGGCCGCTGTCTACGACACAATCTTGTGCTCGGCCGAACGGCTGCACTCCAGGTTGAAGTCACGTGAGCTCATTGAAGATCTGAAGATCCTGCTGGAAAAGTTTGGGCTAGAACCCACGCTTGTAATCGTCTATCTGCGAAATCCTGCCGACATCGCTAACTCGATGGCATCTACCGCAGCACAGCACAACAAGTCGCTTCAACAAGAGCCGCTGAGCCCCTATCTTGACCTGATCTGTGACCACCGATCCACTATGAAGAATTGGGCGGGAGTCTTTGGCGGATCAGTTGTGACTCCGCGAGTGTTTGAGTCGAGTAGTTTCATTGCTGGCTCCCTGACAACCGACTTCTTGGCAGCCGCCGGCATTCCCGATTACGAGGACTTCGTTCAGCTCCCGCGAGCCAACGCTCAAATCTCGCATACTGGTATCACAGTGATGAACCACGTCAACGATGTCCTAGCCAGGGACCACACTTACCTCAATAAGGAAGACCTCAGTCGGTTACGACAGTTTGTCTATCGAAATCTTGTCGAGCCATTCTTTAACTCTCCTCGATACAGCCAACCTGACTACGTGTGGCGCTACTACGATCGTGCCTTCGCTGATAGCAACGAGTGGGTCCGGCAAGAGTACTTCCCGGGGCGGCCAACTCTTTTCAATCCCAAGACGCCACCGCCTGCGACTCAGCCGGAGATCAGCGACGAAGGCGCAGCAGTCGTGGCTGCTTCCCTCGTGAGCGCGGCGGTCGCACTCCAGGAGAACTCGGGCAACCAATGA
- a CDS encoding glycosyltransferase family 2 protein: MRAKMEKGPSDAIAGSRPRVATATVLKTTPEQTFQFVSYHRHLGVDEIILFFDDPTDVAADALDGVEGVTVFRCDAAHWSGVGPKGERPARVPPRQTANADWLLRTRSEDLDWIIFIDSDELVYAPDGLHESIARESEGLTVLQLRVLEAIPPNPNISRPFQDVSLFRVHNRKKYRKAKRLHLTTGFSKVEPRRFFRGHVSGKAIVKPNGVVRRMGIHRPREVDEERFRREPSGSMWVLHFDAASFDDWKRKWRGRSEFVGHGYSDRQYQWDEFVRLDEQQDDDGLLELYTKLYMLPKREIPFLRMLGMVRKIKLDPSWFGWSPT, translated from the coding sequence ATGCGAGCCAAAATGGAAAAGGGTCCATCGGACGCTATTGCGGGTTCGCGACCACGGGTCGCAACAGCCACCGTCTTAAAGACAACGCCGGAGCAGACTTTCCAGTTTGTCTCATACCACCGCCACCTAGGTGTCGATGAAATCATCTTGTTCTTTGACGATCCGACTGATGTGGCGGCGGACGCGCTTGACGGTGTTGAAGGTGTCACCGTGTTCAGATGTGACGCAGCGCATTGGTCGGGTGTGGGGCCAAAGGGGGAAAGGCCCGCGCGGGTTCCACCCCGACAAACAGCTAATGCAGATTGGCTATTGCGAACTAGGTCGGAGGATCTTGACTGGATCATCTTCATCGACAGTGACGAACTGGTGTACGCACCTGACGGGTTGCACGAGTCGATAGCCCGAGAGTCAGAGGGTTTGACGGTCCTCCAGTTGAGAGTCCTTGAGGCGATTCCCCCGAATCCCAATATCTCCCGACCCTTTCAAGATGTGTCACTCTTCCGCGTGCACAACAGAAAGAAGTATCGGAAAGCGAAACGCCTTCACCTGACCACGGGATTCTCGAAAGTGGAGCCAAGAAGATTCTTCCGAGGGCACGTAAGCGGCAAAGCCATAGTGAAGCCGAACGGCGTTGTACGTCGCATGGGGATTCATCGCCCTCGAGAAGTCGACGAAGAGAGGTTCCGCAGAGAGCCAAGCGGCAGCATGTGGGTGCTCCACTTCGATGCCGCGTCCTTCGACGATTGGAAGCGTAAATGGCGGGGACGCTCCGAGTTCGTTGGCCACGGCTACAGCGACAGACAGTACCAATGGGATGAGTTTGTTCGGTTGGACGAACAACAAGATGACGATGGCCTGTTGGAGTTGTACACAAAGCTCTATATGTTGCCCAAGCGCGAGATTCCCTTCCTGCGGATGCTGGGAATGGTGCGGAAGATCAAGCTGGATCCGAGCTGGTTTGGATGGTCACCGACGTGA
- the purL gene encoding phosphoribosylformylglycinamidine synthase subunit PurL, translating into MSLDTVSAATTGTDMEQPFAELGLKADEYQRIREILGRRPTSSELAMYSVMWSEHCSYKSSKVHLRQFGEKAPKSDALLVGIGENAGVVDIGDGWAVTFKVESHNHPSYVEPHQGAATGVGGIVRDIISMGARPLAVMDPLRFGDPKELDTHRVVHGVVAGIGGYGNCLGLPNIGGEVVFDPCYQGNPLVNALCVGAMKHEDIHLASAKGLGNLVVLYGARTGGDGIGGVSVLASETFEADGPAKRPSVQVGDPFMEKLLIECTLEVLHAGLVEGIQDLGGAGISCATSELASNGDGGMHVWLDRVPLRDQTLSPEEILMSESQERMCAVVTPEHIEDFLAICGKWDVEATVIGEVTDSGRLTVDWHGEQIVDVPPRSVAHDGPVYERPMQRPDYLDQLQAAGPQDLTRPSTAADIGSTLLQLLGSANLADKSWVTDQYDRYVRGNTVLAQPEDSGMIRIDENTGRGVAISTDCNGRFAKLDPYVGAQLALAESYRNVAVTGAVPLAVTNCLNFGSPEDSGVMWQFAEAARGLADGCLQLGTPVTGGNVSFYNSTGDVAIHPTPVVGVLGVIDDVERRTPQAWQADGEVIYLLGDTRDEFGGSEWAHVVHGQLGGTPPAVDLEREQLLAEVLVAGSRDGMISAAHDVSDGGVAVALAEMALLADVGARVWIPDDIDPFVQLFSESAGRAVVVLPRSEEQRFTSMCAARRLPAVRIGAVDSGLGADHGHADQQVLAVDRVYGETVVLPLDILRAVHSEVLPELFAYE; encoded by the coding sequence ATGAGTTTGGATACCGTCTCAGCGGCCACTACCGGGACCGACATGGAGCAGCCGTTCGCCGAACTCGGTTTGAAGGCGGATGAGTATCAGCGCATCCGGGAAATCCTCGGGCGCCGACCGACCTCCAGTGAGTTGGCCATGTACTCGGTGATGTGGAGCGAGCACTGCTCCTACAAATCCAGCAAGGTTCACCTGCGGCAGTTTGGCGAGAAAGCGCCGAAGAGCGATGCGCTGCTGGTCGGTATTGGTGAGAACGCTGGCGTGGTGGACATCGGCGATGGCTGGGCCGTCACTTTCAAAGTGGAAAGCCACAACCATCCCTCCTACGTGGAGCCCCACCAGGGAGCAGCCACCGGCGTCGGCGGCATTGTCCGCGACATCATCTCCATGGGTGCCCGACCGCTGGCAGTGATGGATCCACTCCGGTTCGGTGACCCTAAGGAGCTGGACACCCACCGTGTTGTCCACGGGGTGGTCGCCGGCATCGGTGGATACGGCAATTGCCTGGGACTGCCCAATATCGGCGGTGAAGTGGTCTTCGACCCCTGCTACCAGGGAAATCCGCTGGTCAACGCTTTGTGTGTTGGGGCGATGAAGCACGAGGACATTCATCTAGCTAGCGCCAAAGGCCTAGGCAACCTCGTGGTGCTCTACGGTGCTCGCACCGGTGGTGACGGCATCGGTGGCGTGTCGGTGTTGGCCAGTGAGACCTTCGAGGCGGACGGACCCGCAAAACGACCGAGTGTTCAGGTCGGCGACCCGTTCATGGAGAAATTGCTGATCGAGTGCACGCTGGAGGTGCTGCACGCCGGTCTAGTTGAGGGCATCCAGGACCTGGGTGGTGCTGGCATTTCGTGTGCGACTAGTGAACTAGCCAGTAATGGCGACGGTGGCATGCACGTATGGCTGGATCGGGTGCCATTGCGCGATCAGACGCTCAGCCCCGAAGAAATCCTGATGAGTGAATCCCAGGAGCGGATGTGCGCGGTAGTCACGCCAGAGCACATCGAAGACTTCCTAGCGATCTGTGGGAAATGGGATGTCGAGGCCACCGTGATCGGAGAGGTCACCGACAGCGGTCGACTCACCGTCGATTGGCACGGTGAGCAGATCGTGGACGTTCCGCCGCGCAGCGTTGCCCACGACGGCCCGGTCTACGAACGCCCCATGCAACGCCCGGACTACCTCGATCAACTGCAGGCCGCCGGACCCCAAGACCTGACTAGGCCCAGCACCGCGGCCGATATCGGTAGCACGCTGCTGCAATTGTTGGGTTCCGCGAACCTGGCAGATAAGTCCTGGGTCACCGACCAGTACGACCGGTACGTCCGGGGTAACACGGTGCTGGCACAGCCAGAGGATTCCGGCATGATCCGTATCGACGAGAACACCGGCCGTGGTGTGGCGATCTCCACCGACTGCAACGGTCGGTTCGCCAAACTAGACCCTTACGTTGGCGCCCAACTGGCTCTGGCTGAGTCCTATCGCAACGTCGCAGTCACCGGTGCGGTACCGCTGGCGGTGACTAACTGTCTGAACTTCGGCTCACCGGAAGACTCAGGCGTGATGTGGCAGTTCGCCGAGGCCGCTCGTGGGCTTGCGGACGGCTGCTTGCAGTTGGGGACCCCAGTGACGGGCGGCAACGTATCGTTCTATAACTCCACCGGCGATGTCGCGATTCATCCGACCCCGGTGGTGGGGGTTCTCGGTGTCATCGACGATGTCGAGCGTCGCACCCCGCAGGCCTGGCAAGCCGATGGCGAAGTGATCTACCTACTGGGTGACACTCGGGATGAGTTCGGTGGCTCGGAGTGGGCGCACGTTGTGCACGGTCAGCTTGGTGGTACCCCGCCGGCGGTTGATCTGGAACGGGAGCAACTCCTAGCTGAGGTGCTGGTGGCGGGTAGTCGGGACGGCATGATCAGCGCCGCCCACGATGTTTCCGATGGCGGTGTTGCGGTGGCGTTGGCCGAGATGGCGCTGCTGGCAGACGTGGGTGCTCGAGTGTGGATCCCAGATGACATCGACCCGTTCGTGCAGCTGTTCAGTGAGTCCGCCGGTCGAGCCGTCGTGGTACTACCCCGCAGCGAGGAACAGCGCTTCACCAGCATGTGCGCTGCTCGTCGATTGCCAGCGGTACGGATCGGAGCGGTGGATAGTGGGCTGGGCGCTGATCACGGCCACGCCGATCAGCAGGTTCTCGCCGTAGACCGAGTCTACGGCGAGACCGTGGTTTTGCCGCTGGATATCTTACGAGCCGTCCACAGCGAGGTGCTGCCGGAACTCTTCGCTTACGAGTGA
- the purQ gene encoding phosphoribosylformylglycinamidine synthase subunit PurQ: MTASVGVITFPGSLDDLDSRRALDAAGLSAQPVWHASDSLDGVDAVLVPGGFSYGDYLRCGAIARFAPIMSEVIAAAGQGMPVLGICNGFQILCESHLLPGALTRNESLHYVCRDQWLRVDNSRTAWTNSYDESQEILIPIKHGEGRYVADDATLDQLETDGRVVVRYIGGNPNGSFRDIAGICNESGNVVGLMPHPEHAIDPLTGAPGTDGRGFFESVLNSLVGSGGLR; this comes from the coding sequence GTGACCGCTTCCGTCGGAGTCATCACCTTTCCCGGTTCGCTGGATGATCTGGACTCCCGTCGAGCTCTTGATGCTGCTGGACTTTCTGCCCAGCCGGTGTGGCACGCCTCCGATTCGTTGGATGGCGTCGACGCCGTGCTGGTGCCAGGTGGATTCTCCTATGGCGACTACCTGCGGTGCGGTGCGATCGCCCGTTTCGCTCCGATCATGTCTGAAGTCATTGCGGCCGCTGGACAAGGAATGCCCGTACTGGGCATCTGCAACGGATTCCAAATCTTGTGTGAATCACATCTGCTGCCGGGAGCGCTCACGCGCAACGAGTCGTTGCACTATGTCTGCCGAGATCAGTGGCTGCGGGTGGACAACAGTCGCACCGCATGGACCAACTCCTACGATGAGTCGCAGGAAATCCTCATCCCGATTAAGCACGGCGAAGGCCGCTACGTTGCCGACGACGCTACGTTGGATCAACTCGAAACGGATGGTCGGGTGGTGGTGCGCTACATCGGTGGCAACCCCAACGGCTCTTTCCGCGACATCGCCGGCATCTGCAATGAAAGCGGCAACGTGGTCGGTTTGATGCCTCATCCGGAACACGCGATCGACCCGCTGACTGGCGCACCGGGAACGGATGGCCGCGGGTTCTTTGAATCAGTACTTAACAGTCTGGTCGGAAGTGGAGGGTTGCGATGA
- the purS gene encoding phosphoribosylformylglycinamidine synthase subunit PurS codes for MTRVVVDVMLKPEILDPEGRAIQAALARLGLEGVADVRQGKRFEITLDGPVEAERAAAVDRLAAELLANPVIEDYTLRLENEQ; via the coding sequence GTGACTCGCGTCGTTGTTGATGTCATGTTGAAGCCGGAGATTCTCGACCCGGAAGGTCGGGCGATCCAAGCGGCCCTGGCGAGATTGGGTCTGGAGGGAGTGGCCGATGTCCGGCAGGGCAAACGGTTCGAGATAACTCTCGACGGTCCCGTGGAAGCGGAACGAGCTGCGGCGGTAGACCGGTTGGCTGCCGAGTTACTGGCTAACCCGGTGATTGAGGACTACACACTGCGCCTGGAGAACGAGCAGTGA
- a CDS encoding calcium/sodium antiporter: MSPEALAGIVGGLVLLVLGGEVLVRGAGNIATAAGLSPLVVGLTVVSSATSAPEFAVTMDAVLADLPGLAVGDLVGSNIANVLLVLGTTAALATVVVDRQLLRFDVPILIGISVLATFFAFGGAVQRWQGGVLFLALLIYLVAAFRTRERVPSEPAELTLGPVDVSRWPQSRVVAASVVLVGFGVGLLVIGAGVLVAGAESIAVSLGISDVVIGITVVAVGTSLPELATSVAAVRRGKTDLAVGNVVGSCIFNLGGVLGLAAILVPGGIPVAPGAAYFDFFVMTGVALLLLPVAYVRSRISRIEGALFLISYLVYMLFLLLRTQEHDALQPFSYLVVLVLVPVIVIVLVIQVVAEWRYRARHPDRAVVTTEHD; encoded by the coding sequence ATGAGCCCCGAGGCGCTCGCCGGGATCGTCGGCGGCTTAGTTCTTCTCGTTCTCGGCGGTGAGGTGCTGGTCCGCGGCGCGGGCAACATCGCCACAGCGGCAGGTCTTTCCCCTTTGGTCGTGGGACTAACGGTGGTGTCGAGCGCGACCTCGGCACCGGAGTTCGCTGTGACCATGGATGCGGTGCTCGCTGATCTACCTGGCCTGGCAGTCGGGGATCTCGTCGGGAGCAATATTGCCAATGTCCTGTTGGTGCTCGGAACAACTGCTGCGTTGGCAACTGTGGTGGTGGACCGCCAGTTGTTGCGGTTCGACGTCCCGATCCTGATCGGTATTTCCGTGCTGGCCACCTTCTTCGCATTCGGTGGCGCAGTGCAACGGTGGCAGGGTGGTGTCCTTTTCCTAGCCTTGCTGATCTACCTGGTGGCTGCATTTAGGACTCGTGAACGCGTGCCAAGTGAGCCTGCCGAGTTGACGCTAGGGCCAGTCGATGTGAGCCGCTGGCCCCAATCTCGGGTGGTGGCAGCCAGCGTGGTGCTGGTCGGGTTTGGTGTAGGTCTGTTGGTCATCGGGGCGGGTGTACTCGTCGCAGGAGCGGAATCCATAGCGGTGTCACTCGGCATCAGTGATGTCGTTATCGGGATCACCGTGGTTGCAGTTGGGACTTCGCTGCCGGAACTGGCCACCAGTGTGGCGGCAGTCCGGCGCGGCAAGACCGACCTCGCCGTGGGCAATGTGGTGGGCTCCTGCATCTTCAACTTGGGTGGTGTTTTGGGGTTGGCTGCGATATTGGTCCCCGGCGGCATCCCCGTCGCGCCCGGAGCGGCCTACTTCGACTTCTTCGTCATGACCGGGGTGGCGTTGCTGCTGTTGCCGGTCGCCTACGTTCGAAGCCGAATCTCTCGGATCGAGGGGGCGTTGTTCCTGATCAGCTATCTGGTTTACATGCTGTTTTTGCTGCTGCGCACCCAGGAGCACGACGCCTTGCAGCCGTTCAGCTATCTCGTGGTTTTAGTCCTAGTTCCGGTCATCGTCATTGTCTTGGTCATTCAGGTGGTGGCGGAGTGGCGGTACCGGGCTCGCCACCCCGATCGGGCGGTGGTCACCACTGAGCACGACTGA
- a CDS encoding AAA family ATPase: MMGVFFLFMLIFLFAMTLGAGRSPHVLYRPEQLEIGLDDVVGIEPIKEDINRSVDLFLAHKTFAREMGGTPRRGLLFEGPPGTGKTYIAKAIARDAGVPFLFVSATSFQSMYYGATSRKIRSYFKSLRKVARSEGGAIGFIEEIDAIAMARSGLNSSALPEQQDKSVVHKAVSEGVGGVVNELLIQMQSFDEPVGWQNFQSWLIDKANLFLPAGHQLSRPKVDRANILLIAATNRADNLDPALLRPGRFDRRIAFEPPALAGRLLLIDHALDRCRHDAELDAPQVRAAIGAVTQGYTPAMLEHLFDEALVNALRRGANALDRRDVEQARLTEEVGMGQPVAYTDHERRLIATHEAGHATIAYLVAPYRRLDILSIIKRKDALGMLAHGDSEDVFTRSQSEMTAMIQIAFGGQIAEEIFFGEVSTGPSSDLTYATTVGSQMIGSCGMGNSLISLQAVSGSQSSNTNLVGRVLADKESRQELEELLTSLKESAASLMRENKHVVEALRDALLDRHELIGSEILDVIEAANQSVALLPAQQQAD; the protein is encoded by the coding sequence ATGATGGGGGTCTTCTTCCTCTTCATGTTGATCTTCCTGTTTGCCATGACTTTAGGTGCAGGCAGATCACCCCACGTGCTCTACCGACCCGAGCAACTCGAAATTGGCTTGGACGATGTCGTTGGCATTGAGCCGATCAAAGAAGACATCAACCGATCGGTCGATCTGTTCCTGGCCCACAAAACCTTTGCTCGCGAGATGGGCGGCACCCCGCGTCGCGGTCTATTGTTCGAGGGTCCGCCCGGAACCGGGAAGACCTACATCGCCAAGGCCATCGCGCGAGATGCCGGGGTTCCGTTCCTGTTCGTCAGTGCCACCAGTTTCCAATCTATGTACTACGGCGCAACCAGTCGCAAGATCCGTTCCTACTTCAAGTCACTGCGCAAGGTCGCCAGATCTGAAGGTGGGGCCATCGGCTTCATCGAGGAAATTGATGCGATTGCAATGGCACGATCTGGGCTTAACAGCTCAGCCCTCCCCGAGCAGCAAGACAAGTCAGTTGTCCACAAAGCTGTGTCAGAAGGAGTCGGTGGTGTTGTCAACGAACTGCTCATCCAGATGCAGTCCTTTGATGAGCCGGTCGGCTGGCAAAACTTTCAATCCTGGCTGATTGACAAAGCCAACCTGTTCTTGCCTGCCGGACACCAGTTATCTCGCCCGAAGGTCGACCGCGCCAATATTCTGCTCATCGCGGCCACCAACCGTGCCGACAATCTCGATCCGGCGCTGCTGCGACCGGGTCGCTTTGATCGACGGATCGCATTTGAGCCACCTGCACTGGCGGGCCGGCTACTACTGATTGACCATGCGCTCGATCGCTGCCGCCACGACGCCGAACTGGACGCCCCACAGGTGCGGGCAGCAATTGGTGCGGTCACACAGGGCTACACCCCGGCCATGCTGGAGCACCTGTTCGATGAGGCGCTGGTCAACGCACTGCGCCGTGGGGCCAATGCCCTCGATCGCCGAGATGTGGAACAAGCCAGGCTCACCGAAGAGGTAGGCATGGGTCAACCGGTCGCCTACACCGACCATGAGCGGCGGCTGATTGCCACCCATGAAGCCGGGCATGCCACCATCGCTTATTTGGTCGCGCCCTATCGGCGGCTGGATATCTTGAGCATCATCAAGCGCAAGGATGCCCTCGGCATGCTGGCACACGGCGATTCCGAGGACGTATTCACTCGTTCGCAGTCAGAGATGACCGCGATGATCCAGATCGCGTTTGGCGGCCAGATTGCCGAGGAAATCTTTTTCGGCGAAGTCTCCACTGGCCCGAGCAGTGATCTCACCTACGCCACCACAGTGGGCAGTCAAATGATTGGCTCCTGCGGGATGGGTAACTCTTTGATCAGCCTGCAAGCAGTTTCCGGGTCCCAATCCTCCAACACGAACCTTGTCGGTCGGGTGCTGGCAGACAAGGAATCCCGGCAAGAATTAGAGGAACTGCTGACTTCACTCAAAGAAAGCGCCGCCAGCCTGATGCGGGAGAACAAACACGTGGTGGAGGCGTTGCGAGATGCGCTCCTAGACCGTCACGAGTTGATCGGTTCCGAGATTCTGGATGTGATCGAAGCGGCCAACCAGTCGGTGGCTCTGCTTCCCGCTCAGCAGCAAGCAGACTAG
- a CDS encoding pentapeptide repeat-containing protein, with product MKSSPIPALKPSSIALAVVALLVAALLPGLNHGDASAGHDPGLPCNFAPGADCDKADLTDITLNGVDLRGISLKGALLYRCSLTDVDLSGADLEGVEIFQCPMTRVKLDGANLKDAHFIRSDFKQVSAKSANFSKSEVYQSVLADSSLKGASFHKALVKQATLRDVDLRDADLRKMVTLQVDLLRTNLSKSNMNKSNYEQSTMKKNVKLRKASMRGVTFVESNLKKVDLAGSDLTGAFFWRVDTTGSRISNSNFEAAQCTSVVLPDGSEVNRKIYRGPCTPTP from the coding sequence ATGAAGAGTTCCCCGATACCTGCGCTGAAGCCCTCATCCATTGCGCTCGCAGTCGTAGCCTTGCTGGTGGCAGCGCTGCTGCCGGGTTTGAATCACGGGGACGCTTCAGCCGGTCACGACCCTGGGCTGCCCTGCAACTTCGCGCCGGGAGCCGACTGTGACAAGGCGGATCTGACGGATATCACTCTCAACGGAGTGGATCTGCGGGGGATCTCACTCAAAGGTGCCTTGCTGTACCGCTGCTCACTCACCGATGTTGACCTCAGCGGAGCGGATCTGGAAGGGGTGGAGATCTTCCAATGCCCAATGACCAGGGTCAAACTCGATGGCGCCAACCTCAAGGATGCGCACTTCATCCGATCTGACTTCAAGCAGGTCAGCGCGAAGAGCGCGAACTTCAGCAAGTCAGAGGTCTACCAATCCGTTCTCGCCGACAGTTCGCTCAAGGGAGCGTCCTTTCACAAGGCGTTAGTCAAACAGGCGACTTTGCGCGACGTGGACTTGCGGGACGCGGATCTTCGAAAGATGGTGACATTGCAAGTCGATCTCCTCCGCACGAACCTCTCCAAGTCCAACATGAACAAGTCGAACTATGAACAATCCACGATGAAGAAGAATGTAAAGCTGCGGAAAGCATCTATGCGCGGGGTGACGTTTGTCGAAAGCAACCTCAAGAAGGTAGATCTTGCTGGTTCTGACTTGACCGGAGCGTTCTTTTGGCGGGTGGATACAACCGGAAGTCGAATCAGCAATTCCAATTTCGAAGCGGCTCAGTGCACGTCGGTTGTTCTCCCAGACGGTAGTGAAGTCAACCGCAAAATCTACCGCGGCCCGTGCACGCCGACCCCCTAG